Proteins from a single region of Dama dama isolate Ldn47 chromosome 14, ASM3311817v1, whole genome shotgun sequence:
- the MMEL1 gene encoding membrane metallo-endopeptidase-like 1, which translates to MGKPESPVGMVEIAGRSGQKHRGFLEAGLLLLLLLVTGALVTLGLLYADSRGKPLPLFSSRLCFSKEEKNTVKRAPREIKTPKDKVETCTTPGCVMAAARILQNMDPSMEPCDDFYQYACGGWLRRHVIPETNSRYSVFDILRDELEIILKAVLENSTSKDRPAVQKAKVLYRSCMNESEIEKRDSQPLLNILEVVGGWPVAMDKWNKSVGPQWELEQQLAVMNAQFNRRVLIDLFIWNDDQNSSRHIIYIDQPTLGMPSREYYFKEGNNQKVREAYLQFMVSVATMLRADLNLPENNDLVQEDMAQVLELETQLANATAPQEERHDVTALYHRMDLEQLQNRFGLKGFNWTLFIQSVLSFVKIDLLPDEEVVVYGIPYLQNLEGIIDVYSPRTMQNYLIWRLVLDRISSLSQRFKEARASYRKALYGTTVEEVRWRECVSYVNSNMESAVGSLYVKEAFPGDSKDVVKELIDKVRAVFVDTLDELSWMDESSKKKAQEKAMNIREQIGYPDYILEEANKHLDEEYSNLNFSEHLYFENGLQNLKAGAQRSLKKLREKVDQNLWIIGAAVVNAFYSPNRNQIVFPAGILQPPFFSKEQPQALNFGGIGMVIGHEITHGFDDNGRNFDKNGNMLDWWSNFSAQHFREQSECMVYQYGNYSWDLADDQNVNGFSTLGENIADNGGVRQAYKAYLKWVAEGGKDQQLPGLELTYQQLFFINYAQVWCGSYRPEFAIQSIKTDVHSPLKYRVLGSLQNLGAFADAFHCTKGSPMNPKVRCRVW; encoded by the exons GGAAGCCGCTGCCACTCTTTTCTAGCCGGCTTTGCTTCTCCAAGGAAGAGAAGAACACTGTAAAACGAGCACCCCGAG AGATCAAAACCCCCAAGGACAAGGTTGAGACCTGCACCACCCCTGGCTGTGTGATGGCAG CTGCTAGGATCCTCCAGAACATGGACCCGTCCATGGAGCCGTGTGACGACTTCTACCAGTACGCATGCGGGGGCTGGCTGCGGCGCCACGTGATCCCTGAGACCAACTCGCGCTACAGCGTCTTCGACATCCTTCGGGACGAGCTGGAGATCATCCTCAAAG CGGTGCTGGAGAACTCCACCTCCAAGGACCGGCCGGCCGTGCAGAAGGCCAAGGTTCTCTACCGCTCCTGCATGAACGAGA GTGAGATAGAGAAGCGAGACTCACAGCCCCTGCTGAATATCCTAGAGGTGGTGGGAGGCTGGCCAGTGGCCATGGACAAGTGGAACAAGAGCGTAG GCCCCCAGTGGGAGCTGGAACAGCAGCTGGCCGTGATGAACGCACAGTTCAACCGGCGGGTGCTCATCGACCTCTTCATCTGGAACGACGACCAGAACTCCAGCCGGCACATCATCTAC ATAGACCAACCCACCCTGGGCATGCCATCCCGAGAGTACTACTTCAAGGAGGGCAACAACCAGAAG GTACGGGAAGCTTacctgcagttcatggtgtcagtGGCCACGATGCTGCGGGCGGACTTGAACCTCCCCGAGAACAACGACCTGGTGCAGGAAGACATGGCCCAGGTGCTGGAGCTGGAGACACAGCTGGCCAAC GCCACAGCCCCCCAGGAGGAGCGCCATGACGTCACTGCCCTGTACCACAGGATGGACCTGGAGCAGCTCCAGAACAGGTTCGGTCTAAAG GGATTTAACTGGACTCTCTTCATACAATCCGTGCTATCCTTTGTCAAAATCGATCTGCTGCCTGATGAAGAAGTGGTGGTCTATGGCATCCCCTACCTCCAGAATCTTGAAGGCATCATCGATGTCTACTCACCCAG GACCATGCAGAACTACCTGATTTGGCGCCTGGTGCTGGACCGTATCAGCAGCCTGAGCCAGAGGTTTAAGGAAGCACGTGCAAGCTACCGCAAG GCACTCTATGGCACGACGGTGGAGGAGGTTCGCTGGCGGGAGTGCGTCAGCTACGTCAACAGCAACATGGAGAGCGCCGTGGGCTCGCTCTACGTCaaggaggccttccctggtgacagCAAGGACGTG GTCAAAGAGCTCATTGACAAGGTGCGGGCAGTGTTCGTGGACACTCTGGATGAGCTGAGCTGGATGGATGAGTCATCCAAGAAGAAGGCCCAGGAGAAG gcCATGAACATCCGGGAGCAGATTGGATACCCCGACTACATCCTGGAGGAGGCAAACAAACACCTGGATGAGGAGTATTCCAAT CTGAACTTCTCAGAGCACCTGTACTTTGAGAACGGACTGCAGAATCTGAAGGCTGGCGCCCAGCGGAGCCTCAAGAAGCTTAGGGAAAAGGTGGACCAGAACCT CTGGATCATCGGGGCCGCCGTGGTGAATGCCTTCTATTCTCCAAACCGAAACCAGATTG TGTTCCCCGCCGGGATCCTCCAGCCCCCTTTTTTCAGCAAGGAGCAGCCACAGGCCTTGAACTTCGGGGGCATCGGGATGGTGATCGGGCACGAGATCACCCACGGCTTTGACGACAATG GCCGGAACTTCGACAAGAATGGGAACATGCTGGACTGGTGGAGCAACTTCTCCGCCCAGCACTTCAGGGAGCAGTCAGAGTGCATGGTCTACCAATATGGCAACTACTCCTGGGACCTGGCTGATGACCAGAAT GTGAATGGCTTCAGCACACTCGGGGAAAATATCGCCGACAATGGAGGGGTGCGGCAGGCATACAAG GCTTACCTGAAGTGGGTGGCAGAAGGTGGCAAGGACCAGCAGCTGCCAGGCCTGGAACTGACCTACCAGCAACTGTTCTTCATCAACTATGCACAG GTGTGGTGCGGATCCTACCGGCCAGAGTTCGCCATCCAGTCCATCAAGACTGATGTCCACAGTCCCCTGAAGTACAG GGTGCTGGGCTCGCTGCAGAATCTGGGCGCCTTCGCAGATGCGTTCCACTGCACGAAGGGCTCCCCCATGAACCCAAAGGTGCGATGCCGTGTCTGGTAG
- the PRXL2B gene encoding prostamide/prostaglandin F synthase translates to MSTVDLARVGACVLKHAVTGEAVELRSLWQEQACVVAGLRRFGCMVCRWIARDLSNLKGLLDQHGVRLVGVGPEALGLQEFLDGGYFTGELYLDESKQFYKELGFKRYNSLSILPAALGKPVRDVAAKAKAVGIQGNLSGDLLQSGGLLVVAKGGDKVLLHFVQKSPGDYAPPESILQALGISAEVGPSEPPQCDEEACSR, encoded by the exons ATGAGCACCGTGGACCTTGCCCGTGTTGGCGCGTGTGTCCTGAAGCACGCGGTCACCGGGGAG GCCGTAGAGCTGCGGAGCCTGTGGCAGGAGCAGGCGTGCGTGGTGGCCGGCTTGCGGCGCTTCGGCTGCATGGTGTGTCGCTGGATCGCCCGGGACCTCAGCAACCTCAAGGGGCTCCTGGACCAGCACGGCGTGCGCCTGGTGGGCGTGGGGCCGGAGGCCCTAGGCCTGCAGGAGTTCCTGGATGGTGGCTACTTCACGGGAG AGCTCTACCTGGACGAAAGCAAGCAGTTTTACAAGGAGCTGGGCTTCAAGCG GTATAATAGCTTGAGCATCCTGCCGGCTGCCCTGGGGAAGCCTGTTCGCGATGTGGCTGCCAAG GCCAAGGCTGTCGGCATCCAGGGGAATTTGTCCGGGGATCTACTGCAGAGCGGAGGGCTGCTCGTGGTTGCCAAAG GTGGTGATAAAGTGCTGCTGCACTTTGTCCAGAAGTCCCCGGGTGACTACGCCCCGCCGGAGAGCATCCTGCAGGCCTTGGGCATTTCTGCAGAGGTTGGCCCCAGCGAGCCGCCCCAG TGCGATGAAGAGGCATGCTCAAGGTGA